The DNA region CTTGGCTACGCTGATATGGCTTTCAGGAGCATCCCAGGCCGCTTCGGTCGGGGTGCGGATAATTTCAGCACCCAAGGCTTCCAGGACCACCTGCTTTTCACGACTCATTTTCTCGGGCATGGTGATAATGACGCGATAGCCGCGCACAGCACCTGCCAAAGCGATGCCGATGCCGGTATTGCCGCTGGTCGGCTCAATCAGGGTATCACCCGGCTTGATCCGGCCCTGTTTCTCGGCATCCATCACCATCCGGTAGCCGATACGATCTTTGACAGAACCGCCCGGGTTCATAAATTCGCATTTGGCGTAGAGATTACAGGCGAGATTGCTGCCGACCCTGTGGAGTTTCACCAAAGGCGTATTGCCAATCGCATCGAGAATGGTTTCGCAAAGCATGCACTTATCCTTCCAAATTGGGGAAAATCAGGACCAATCCCCCGGTTTTACCTGAAGCCGCCAGTGAGTTGTCAATCCCTGTATGAACTGGCTCTTATCCACCTTCCATAATTAACAGGATTGCACAGGAATTTCGAGGTCATGTCGATCAGTAACAAAATCTTGACGCCGTGCACTCGTTGACAGGCAAGGGTGTCAGTGAAACAATAATGAATGATATCTCGTCATATTCTTGACCAGGCCGGTTTTTCGGAGTCTTCGGACTCACAGCAGCTTGTCACACTGGCCGTAAACTTCGGTTTCCAGACAATTCACCACTGCGGGCTATGGCATGCTATTTAAAAAACCATTGCTGGCCATCGACATCGGCTCCTCCTCGATCAAGGCGATCGAGATGTCGGGTGGACAGCAGAGAAAACTCCACAATCTGGGCATCGAGCTTCTGCCGCGTGGAGCTATCGAAGCCGGCATCATTCGCGATTCCGATGTGGTATCCAAAGCTTTGAAAAAGCTGATGGAACGGCTGGGGATCAATGCCAAGACCCGCCGCGTAGCCATCTCCGTATCCGGCGTTTCCACTCTGATCAAAAGGGTGAACGTCACCTTTGATGAAGAGGCCGATACGGACGAGGCCCTTTATGAAGAGGCGAAGCAGCAGTTTCATTCCAACCTGGATGAGATGTACTTCCGCCATCAGGAAATCGAATCCGCCTTTGTGGATGAGGGTCAGCGTTCCTTCATCCTGGTCGCTGCGAAAATCGAAACGATCGAGCAGTTTGTCGAGCTCATCCATCGCGTGGGACTGAAGGTCGGCATCACCGACTGCGATGTTTTCTGTCTCGCCAACATGTTCGATTACAACTATCCGGTCGCCGATGCCCTGACGATGGCTGTGAATATCGGCGCCAGCTCCACCCAGGTCATCTTCCTCTATAATGGGGAATTCCTCTTCTCGCGCGAATTCTTCACCGGCGGCAATGATATCAGCGCCCGCATCGCCGAAAACCTGCGCGTGGATTTTGATAACGCCGAATCTTTGAAAATCTCGGCCTCCATGGGTGATCAATCCATCGCCGATCGCGTCAGGCCAGCGATCCAGGAAATCAACGATCAGATCGCGGTCGAAATCAATACGACCCTGGCCTATTTCCAAAGCGAGGAAATGAGCGGACGCTTTGAAAAAGTCGATCACATCTTCCTTGCCGGTGGCGCCGCGAGCACCCTCGATCTGGGCTCCACCATCTCCTCGGTGCTGAGGGCCCCGGTGCAGGTGATCAACCCTTTCCAGCGCATTGATATCAAACCATCCGGTATTGATATGGACTATATCATGACCCAGGGCTCGCTCTTTGGCATCAGTGTGGGCCTGGGTTTGCGTGATTTTACAGATGTTGGCTAAGAGGTGGCTGGTCCGTGATTAAAATTAACCTCACACCGGTTGAAGAACTTGAGAATCCATATTGGTGGATTCCCGATCTGTCTGTGCTCCTGCTGACGCTCGCGATCAGTCTGGGCGGCGTCTACATTTATGTCAGCACCGTCGAGGCCGAAATCGCCGTTCAGGAAGCGGATAAAAATCGCATGATCGCAGAAACCCAGGCGCTGACCGCCGATGTCGAGCGCTACAACAGCCTGAATCAAAAGATCGAGCAGCTCGAATCGAAAAAGTTCTCGCTCAAACGCATCACCGAATCCAAGCTCGTGCGCTTTCTGCCGATCATCCTGCTCGAGAACATCCAAAATCTCAAGCCCGCCGGCGTATGGCTGACCGCGCTCGCTTTCATCGATAAAAAAGTCGATCCTGCGCAGGCCGTGGTCCCTCCGCCCCCGGCCGATCCGAATCAACCGGCTCAGGCTGGTGGCACAACGCCCAATGCGTCTGCGACACCGAAGCCGACCCTGGTCGATGGCCTGGGCACGGACTATCCCTTCGTGATCGAAATCAGCGGCAGCGCGACGAGCAACGTGCAGATCGCCGAATTCATGATGGCGCTCAAGACCACGCAGAGCCAGGCCTATGAAAAATCCGACCTCCGCACGCAGCTCTTCTTCAGCGACGTGGCGATCAACTTCTCGCAGGTCTCGACGCAGAAGGTGGAAGGTCGATCCTCGGACTACGTGAACTTCAAGCTGCAGCTCAATTCACGGGAACGCAGCGGGCGTGATGGGGACAATACGGGGAAATTCAGCCAGTTTATTGATGATTTCCGGCGCGATGGCCAGGCGAGCATGAACTGAGGGCAGCATGGAACTCGAAGAACTGATAGACAAGTATCGCAACTCCAAACCCCAGATCCGTTTTGGACTTGCGGGCCTTTTGGCTCTTTTGCCGGCTCTTAACACCTGGCTGAATCAAGGGGAGGCCCTGGAGGCGCGTCGGGCGCAGGTGGAAACCGAGGTCGTGGATGAACGGCAGAAATTCGAAGCCGCCAAAC from Oligoflexus sp. includes:
- a CDS encoding pyridoxal-phosphate dependent enzyme; the encoded protein is MLCETILDAIGNTPLVKLHRVGSNLACNLYAKCEFMNPGGSVKDRIGYRMVMDAEKQGRIKPGDTLIEPTSGNTGIGIALAGAVRGYRVIITMPEKMSREKQVVLEALGAEIIRTPTEAAWDAPESHISVAK
- the pilM gene encoding type IV pilus assembly protein PilM — its product is MLFKKPLLAIDIGSSSIKAIEMSGGQQRKLHNLGIELLPRGAIEAGIIRDSDVVSKALKKLMERLGINAKTRRVAISVSGVSTLIKRVNVTFDEEADTDEALYEEAKQQFHSNLDEMYFRHQEIESAFVDEGQRSFILVAAKIETIEQFVELIHRVGLKVGITDCDVFCLANMFDYNYPVADALTMAVNIGASSTQVIFLYNGEFLFSREFFTGGNDISARIAENLRVDFDNAESLKISASMGDQSIADRVRPAIQEINDQIAVEINTTLAYFQSEEMSGRFEKVDHIFLAGGAASTLDLGSTISSVLRAPVQVINPFQRIDIKPSGIDMDYIMTQGSLFGISVGLGLRDFTDVG